The Streptomyces sp. A2-16 sequence GGCATCGGCTTCGGCTGAGAGCACCGGGCAGCCCCTTGATGGCTCCCCGCACGTCCGCTCGGCCTCGGCCCCGGCTCCAACCGCGGGCGCCAGGCCGCCCCCTGCAGCCTCCCCGTGCGCCCGCTCCGCCCCGACCCCGGCCGAATGCAGCGGTCCGCCCCCTGCACGACACTGCTCAGCGCCCAGGGCGGCGGGGCCCAGCAGAACGATGACGACAGCGAGCAGGACGGCCCACACGGCGGCCGCAGCCCCCGGGTTCCGCGTGCGCGACACGGCGTACACGCGACGGGCCATCCCCTTCCCCTCCCTGTCGGTGATGTCGTACCGGCCGCGGTCAGGGCTCCTGGAGCACCGCCGCCGGCCCGCTCAGGCCTCGATGAGGCCGGCGCGGATCGCGTAGCGGGTCAGTTCCAGCCGGTCGCGCAGGCCGAGCTTGTGCAGCAGGTTCTCCCGGTGCCGGTGGACGGTCTTGATGCTGATGAAGAGCAGCTCGGCGATCTCCTTGGAGGAGTGGCCCTCGGCCACGAGTTTGAGGACTTCCTCCTCGCGCGCGGTCAGCACCTGCTCGGGCGGTTCCTCGCCGTTGCGGACCCGGTCGAGATAGTTGCGGATCAGGGCCGTGACCGCGCCCGGATACAGGAAGGGCTCGTCACGCATCGCGGCCCGGCAGGCAGCCACGAGGTCGCGGTCGGCCACGGACTTCAGCACGTATCCGCCGGCGCCGGCCTTCAGCGCCTGGAAGAAGTACTGCTCGTTGTCGTGCATCGTCAGCATCAGGACGCGCACGCCGGGTTTCAGGGCCACGAGTTCGCGGGTCGCCTGCAGGCCGGTCATCCGGGGCATGGCGATGTCCATCACCGCCAGGTCGACCTCGTGGGTGCGGGCCAGTTCGACGGCCTCCGCCCCGTCCCCCGCCTCGGCGACCACCTCGAGGTCCGGTTCCCGGTCGAGGATGAGCCGCACACCGCGCCGTACCAGCGCGTGGTCGTCGGCGAGGAGGATACGGATCACGGAGGTGCCAGGTGTGGTCATGACTGCTTCCTGAGGGGCACGGTGAGGCGGACCGCGGTACCGGCCTGCGGCTGGGAGGTGACGTCCAGCGTGGCTCCGATCAGCAGAGCCCGCTCGCGCATTCCGCGCATTCCCGCTCCTTCGGGGGCGGCCTGGGTTCCGCGGCCGTCGTCGACAACGGCCAGGACCACCGCGTCGCCGGTGTGACGCAGGCTCACCTCGACCTTGTCGGCGTCGGCATGGCGAGCCGCGTTGGTCAGGGCTTCCTGGGCGACCCGGTACAGCACCAGTTCCGTCTGCTGATCCAGCGCGGGCAGGCCGGTGTCGAAGCGGCGCACCACGCGCAACGCCACGTGTGTGGCGAACTCGCCGGTCAGCGAGGTGAGGGCGCTGACCAGACCGAGGTCCTCGAGCACGCTCGGCCGCAGCCGGCGCACCAGACGGCGCACCTCGTCCAGGCTCCCCCGGGTGATCTCCTGCACCTGCCGCAGTTCACCGCGCAGCGGCTCGACCGCCTCGTCGGCGGCCCGCTCCAGCGACAGCAGGATCGCGGTCATGCTCTGGCCCACCTCGTCGTGCAGTTCCTGCGCGATGCGGCGCCGTTCGGCTTCCTGGGCGAACAGGGCGCGGGCGCTGCTGGACGCCCGCTCGTGCTCGAGGCGCTCGAGCATGGCGTTGAAGGTGCGGATCAGTTCGGCGGTCTCACCGCGGCCGCCTTCCGGCAGCCGGTGCCCGGGGCGCAGCAGGTCGACCGTGGTCATCAGCCGTGTGAGCCGATCGAGCGGGGCCAGCCCGATCCGCAGCAGGGCCGCGTTGGCGACCAGCATGACGACGAGACCGGCCACGAGGATGACCGCCTCGGTCAGCAGCACCGGCACGGAGACGGTCACCGGAGCCCACAGCAGCAGCGCGGTGGCGCTTCCCAGCACGACCGCGTTGAGCGCGAAGATCCGCCAGAACAGGGACACCGGGATGACGCCTTTCTCCGTGTGACACGACTTGCCTCCACTGTCGGTCACCCGCGCACCCCGAGCGTGAGCTGCGTTCACTGGTTCTGACCGGCCTGCTGTCCAGGCTGCCCGCCGCCCGCCGCGCTGTCGATGGGCACCAATCCCCATTTCCCTGGCCCGCCCTGCCCACGCCGCGATGGGTCCCCGGCCGTGCCGCAGATGGGTATCGCGCCCGATGGGATCGGCCCGGCACCACGGCCAGGGTGGAGACACAAACCGGCCCCGCCCCGCGGAGCCCCCTGCCCGGCCCCCTCCTCACGGAAAGAAGGAACCTCAATGTCTCTCGACACGCCTCAGGCCGAAACCCGTCGTGAGCGGCTGACGAAGCACGAGGCGCTCCAGCGCCTCGAACACGAACGCACCTCCCGTCTTTCCCAGCTACGGGCGATCGACGAGGCCCGGTCCGACGCGGAGGAGCAGGTGATGTCCACGCAGAAGGACACCATCAAGCGCGTCCTCGCCGAGGTGGAGGCCGCCTTCGCCCGTGTCGGGGACGGCAGCTACGGCAACTGCCGCAACTGTGCCAAGCCGATCCCCGTGGAGCGCCTGGAAATCCTGCCGTACACGCCGTTCTGCGTGCCCTGCCAGCGCGACGCCGCCTGACGAGCACCTGTCCGACCTCCCTCTCCTGCCCTGCCCAGGGGGTGACTTGGTGAACAACCGGATCATCGACGACCACGGCACCGGCCTGACGGCCGAAGACTTCGCCGTACTGCGCGAGAACCTGCACGAGCAACGCCTGTTCCGCCGGGAACAGCTTCACCAGCTCTCGGCCGCCTCCTCCCGTGCCGATGCCCTGCCCTCCCGCAGGTCGGCCGCCCAACTCGAGGTGCGCGTCAAGCTCGCCGCCTCCGCCCGCCTGGTCCTGGCCGACGTGGAGGCCGCCCTGACCCGCATGGACCTGGGCCGCTACGGCATCTGCCACCTGTGCCGCGGGCCCGTCGCCCGTGAACGGCTGATGATCGTGCCGCAGGCCAGGTACTGCGCGCGATGCCAGCAGGTCAAGGAGGCCGGCCGATGACCACGATGCCCAAGGACCGCCCCGTGGCCGCCCGGCACCGCTCATGGCCCTGGTGCCGGCGGTGCTCCGGCATCGCCCTGGACCTGGGCAGCGCCCGCACCCGTGCCTGGACCTCCGGGCGGCGCACGATCCTCGACGTGCCCACGATCACCTTCCCGGACGAGGTCGCCATCTGCCCCGTCCAGCGCGGCACGATCGTCGACACGCCGGGAACGTCCCGGATGCTCGACCGGCTGCTCGGCCCACGCCTGCCCCGTCGCGGCCGGCCCCTGCTCATCCTGACCACGCCCGCGCTCGGCGGCCTCGCCTACCGGGCCGAGGCCCGCACGGCGGTCGAGGTCCTGCGCCCGCGCACGGTGCTGACCGTCCCCGCCGCGCGTGCCGTTGCCGTGGCCGCGGACGCCGATCTGGCCCGGCCCCTGCTCGTCGTGGACATCGGCGCCCACCTCACCGAGGTCACGCTCCTCACCGACGGCGCGGTGACCGACGCCCGCAGCACCGCCCTGGGCACCGGCGACCTGGACAGCCTCACCCCGCCTGCGCGGATCACCGAACTGGACAGCCTCACCCCGCCTGCGCGGATCACCGAAGCGGTCGTCGCCATGGTGAGCGCCATGCTGGACCAGGACCGCACCTCCCAGACACGCGACGCCCTCCGCCATGGCCCGCTGCTCGCCGGAGGGGGTGCGTTGCGAGCCGACATCACCCGTCCCCTCGACGGCCGGTTGCAGGCTCCCGTCCAGCCCGTCCTCGCCCCGCACACCGCGGCGGTCCGCGGCGCCGCGAGACTCCTGCGGGCCGCCCACGCCCACCCCTCGGCCCTCGCGGTCCCCGGCGCAGCGCACCACCACTAGGCCGACGCCCCACACCACCACCGGTCCGCCGCTCTGCCCCCCACCCCTCGCTCTGGCCCACGGCAAGCGCCCGGCGAGGTCGCCGCGCCCCCGTCCGGAAGGAGAGACACCGTGGCCCGCGCCACACCCCCGGAACACCCTCCCGAAGACCTCCCGCGCGTCCTGCTGTGGCGCTGGCGGCGAAGCCCCCTGCGCCGTCGCACGGATCTCGCTCAGGCATGGATCGCCCTCGGTCTGATCCTGGTGGTTCTGGCCGCCACCCCGGCCGCCATGATCCTCGTCGGCGGCACCGCCCACGGCCACTGGAAGAAGATCGCCCGGCACCAGATCGTCACCCGGCACGACACCCCCGCCGTCCTGGTTCACGATGCTCCCCGGCACCCGGAGCCGGGATCGGACGAGGCGAAGAAGGCGCTGTACCCGGTGACCGTCCGTTTCACCGACCCCCGCGGACACGCTCGCACGGCGAAGACCGACGTCGAACCCGCCCTGACCGCCGGAAGCACCGTGCGGGTATGGGTCGACGCCGAAGGAGAGATCACGGACGCGCCCCTGACCGGCGAACAGGTCCGTGACCGCGCCGTCGGTTGGGCCCTCGTCGCCGCCATGACCGTCGGTCTCCTCGGCGCGGCCGCGTACGCCTACGTCCACCACCGGCTCGAACGGCACAACCTCGCCCAGTGGGACGCGGCCTGGGCCCGCACCGCCCCACGGTGGACCGCCTCCCGCTGATCCATCCGGCCGTTGATCCAACCAGCCGTCGATCCATCCAGCCGTTGAAACGCATGCCGATATAGGCATACGATGGCGTCATGGCACGAGCGGCAACGACCTCGGACGCGTTCAACGCGATCGCCGAACCGCAGCGGCGGGAGATCCTGGTGCTGCTGCGGGGCGGCGAACGACCGGTGACCGACCTGGCGCGCGACCTGGGGATGACCCAGCCACAGGCCTCCAAGCACCTGCGGGTGCTCCGCGAAGTCGGGCTGGTGCGGGTCCGCGGGGCGGGCAAGCAGCGGCTGTACGGCCTGGACGCCCACGGGCTGCGGCCGATCCACGACTGGGTGGGCGGCTTCGAGCGGTTCTGGAACGAGAGCTTCGACCGACTGGACGTGTACGTGCAGGAGTTGAAGCAGGCAACGCAGGAGGGACCACACGATGGCGACGACCAGTAGCAACGGCGAGGCCGCGCACACGACCACCGACCGCGAGGTCGTGATCTCCCGGGTGATCGACGCTCCGCGGGAGGTGGTGTTCGAGGCGTTCACACAGGTCCGGCACCTGTCGCGATGGTGGGGACCGCAGGGTTTCACGACCACGACGCGGTCCTTCGAGTTCCACGTCGGCGGGGTGTGGGACTTCGTGATGCACGGGCCGGACGGCACCGACTACCAGGAGTGGATCACCTGGCGGGACATCGTCCCGCCGGCGCGGATCGCCCTGCTGCACGGCGAGTCCCGCGACGACCCGAACGCCTTCGAG is a genomic window containing:
- a CDS encoding response regulator transcription factor: MTTPGTSVIRILLADDHALVRRGVRLILDREPDLEVVAEAGDGAEAVELARTHEVDLAVMDIAMPRMTGLQATRELVALKPGVRVLMLTMHDNEQYFFQALKAGAGGYVLKSVADRDLVAACRAAMRDEPFLYPGAVTALIRNYLDRVRNGEEPPEQVLTAREEEVLKLVAEGHSSKEIAELLFISIKTVHRHRENLLHKLGLRDRLELTRYAIRAGLIEA
- a CDS encoding sensor histidine kinase produces the protein MSLFWRIFALNAVVLGSATALLLWAPVTVSVPVLLTEAVILVAGLVVMLVANAALLRIGLAPLDRLTRLMTTVDLLRPGHRLPEGGRGETAELIRTFNAMLERLEHERASSSARALFAQEAERRRIAQELHDEVGQSMTAILLSLERAADEAVEPLRGELRQVQEITRGSLDEVRRLVRRLRPSVLEDLGLVSALTSLTGEFATHVALRVVRRFDTGLPALDQQTELVLYRVAQEALTNAARHADADKVEVSLRHTGDAVVLAVVDDGRGTQAAPEGAGMRGMRERALLIGATLDVTSQPQAGTAVRLTVPLRKQS
- a CDS encoding TraR/DksA C4-type zinc finger protein, with amino-acid sequence MSLDTPQAETRRERLTKHEALQRLEHERTSRLSQLRAIDEARSDAEEQVMSTQKDTIKRVLAEVEAAFARVGDGSYGNCRNCAKPIPVERLEILPYTPFCVPCQRDAA
- a CDS encoding TraR/DksA C4-type zinc finger protein; this encodes MVNNRIIDDHGTGLTAEDFAVLRENLHEQRLFRREQLHQLSAASSRADALPSRRSAAQLEVRVKLAASARLVLADVEAALTRMDLGRYGICHLCRGPVARERLMIVPQARYCARCQQVKEAGR
- a CDS encoding rod shape-determining protein, with translation MTTMPKDRPVAARHRSWPWCRRCSGIALDLGSARTRAWTSGRRTILDVPTITFPDEVAICPVQRGTIVDTPGTSRMLDRLLGPRLPRRGRPLLILTTPALGGLAYRAEARTAVEVLRPRTVLTVPAARAVAVAADADLARPLLVVDIGAHLTEVTLLTDGAVTDARSTALGTGDLDSLTPPARITELDSLTPPARITEAVVAMVSAMLDQDRTSQTRDALRHGPLLAGGGALRADITRPLDGRLQAPVQPVLAPHTAAVRGAARLLRAAHAHPSALAVPGAAHHH
- a CDS encoding metalloregulator ArsR/SmtB family transcription factor, with the translated sequence MARAATTSDAFNAIAEPQRREILVLLRGGERPVTDLARDLGMTQPQASKHLRVLREVGLVRVRGAGKQRLYGLDAHGLRPIHDWVGGFERFWNESFDRLDVYVQELKQATQEGPHDGDDQ
- a CDS encoding SRPBCC family protein, producing MATTSSNGEAAHTTTDREVVISRVIDAPREVVFEAFTQVRHLSRWWGPQGFTTTTRSFEFHVGGVWDFVMHGPDGTDYQEWITWRDIVPPARIALLHGESRDDPNAFESVLTFEPAGERTRIVMSTVFPTKELRDEAVEKYHAIEGGEQTLSNLAAYVTEVARERSTERREGTVR